One window from the genome of Leucobacter aridicollis encodes:
- a CDS encoding DUF3027 domain-containing protein encodes MSEQNAEQSAIDGSAQPDETTEARTPIEPDAVLLTRESRAQARAALEEITDAKSIGGDAGYEVNDERTVTVFFESLLAGYPGWRWAAAIARVDEDAPVTVLEVELLPGEGSMLAPEWVPWSERLAQYRDAQSRQSKEAAAEHAAAEQAAAELADLDDADEDALENDYADYEDDLDGVDLGEGDDEDGHDDADDDADDDVDDDDGDEDGDDLDNDEDDDDDDENDTDDAHAAADDSEDADDED; translated from the coding sequence ATGTCTGAGCAGAACGCCGAACAGTCCGCCATCGACGGGTCAGCCCAGCCTGATGAGACGACCGAGGCGCGCACACCAATCGAACCAGACGCGGTGCTCCTCACCCGAGAGTCGCGTGCGCAGGCGCGCGCCGCGCTTGAAGAGATCACCGACGCCAAGTCGATTGGCGGTGACGCTGGTTACGAGGTGAACGACGAGCGCACGGTCACGGTGTTCTTCGAGAGCTTGCTCGCCGGTTACCCCGGATGGCGGTGGGCTGCGGCGATTGCCCGAGTCGACGAGGACGCGCCGGTGACTGTCCTTGAGGTGGAGCTGCTGCCGGGCGAGGGGTCGATGCTCGCCCCCGAATGGGTGCCGTGGTCTGAACGGCTCGCGCAATATCGAGACGCGCAGTCGCGCCAGTCGAAGGAGGCAGCAGCCGAGCACGCCGCGGCGGAGCAGGCAGCAGCGGAACTTGCCGACCTCGATGACGCCGACGAGGACGCGCTCGAGAACGACTACGCCGACTACGAAGACGATCTTGACGGCGTCGACCTCGGCGAGGGCGACGACGAGGACGGCCACGACGACGCTGACGACGACGCTGACGACGACGTTGATGACGATGACGGCGACGAGGATGGCGACGACCTCGACAACGACGAAGATGATGACGACGACGATGAAAACGATACAGACGACGCTCACGCCGCCGCCGATGACTCGGAAGATGCGGACGACGAAGACTGA
- a CDS encoding cold-shock protein: protein MPNGKVRFYDEDKGFGFIQGEDGQQVYLHASVIPDGVEVRAGSRLEYSVGEGRRGPQALSVRVIDTPLLAKRSRKSADEMAVIIEDLVKLLDAVGGKLKGGQYPERQASRQVATMLRRVADDFDV, encoded by the coding sequence ATGCCGAACGGCAAGGTCAGGTTCTACGACGAGGACAAGGGCTTTGGCTTCATCCAGGGCGAAGACGGACAGCAGGTCTACCTGCACGCGTCGGTGATCCCGGATGGCGTCGAGGTGCGTGCCGGAAGTCGGCTCGAGTACAGCGTCGGCGAGGGGCGTCGCGGCCCCCAAGCACTGTCAGTGCGAGTGATCGACACGCCACTGCTCGCGAAGAGGAGCCGTAAATCGGCCGACGAGATGGCAGTGATCATTGAAGACCTCGTCAAGCTGCTCGACGCTGTTGGTGGCAAGCTCAAGGGCGGGCAGTATCCAGAGCGGCAGGCTTCGCGCCAGGTCGCCACGATGCTGCGACGAGTGGCGGATGATTTCGATGTCTGA
- a CDS encoding ASCH domain-containing protein, translating to MTAATTVGEFWETRRASDSTLPAEIPEAWAFGATKEHADSLLQLVLDGTKTGTASSVWDYEFTGESLPQVGEYSIILDGAGEPRAVIVTTSVEIVPFDEVTEEHARAEGEDDRTLASWRTIHERYWRLHSESPKGYEPDMPVLCERFRLVYGS from the coding sequence ATGACGGCAGCGACCACAGTTGGCGAGTTCTGGGAGACACGTCGAGCGAGTGACTCCACGCTGCCCGCGGAGATCCCGGAAGCCTGGGCGTTTGGAGCGACGAAGGAGCACGCGGATAGCCTGCTCCAACTCGTGCTTGATGGGACGAAGACAGGTACGGCCTCGTCGGTATGGGACTACGAGTTCACCGGAGAGTCGCTGCCGCAGGTTGGCGAATACAGCATCATTCTCGACGGTGCCGGTGAGCCGAGAGCGGTCATTGTCACCACGAGCGTGGAGATCGTGCCCTTCGACGAGGTGACCGAGGAGCACGCCCGGGCGGAGGGGGAGGACGACCGCACCCTCGCGTCGTGGCGAACCATCCACGAACGCTATTGGCGGCTTCACTCGGAGAGCCCGAAGGGGTACGAACCCGACATGCCGGTACTGTGCGAGCGATTCCGGCTCGTCTACGGCTCGTAG